Part of the uncultured Desulfobacter sp. genome, CTTACCCCCTGGAACCGGCTGTCTATGGTGAGGCGGACGGAACCATGCACACACAGTACTATGTCATGCACCATGATTACTGCAAAGGCCATGATGAAGATAAAGAATGGACGGCCAAAAGCTGGATGGTGGATCAGGAAATGCAGGCGTATATTGAACCCAATAACGCCTGGGCCCGCATCGCCGGCCGTTTGCAGAACGATTCGTTCAGGGACCAGGGCCTTGATATGAACAGTCCGCCCATGAAGATGGCGTTCATGGCCGGCTACAACATTGACACCTTCCGCCGTTTTGTTCTTGAGAGCAGTTTTCTGTCCCGCTATGTTGTACCGGATCAGCAGCTCGACGCGGTGAAACAAGATGACCGGGAGCTGCTCATGCTTGGACTTTCCTGGATCGAGAGGTTTTTGTTCAGTGACGGGCCCTTGGAGGAACGCGCCTGAGGTTTGGTCTGCGACTTTAAGGCCCATGATCAGAATTAAATCTGCCATAGATGCGCCGGATTTTGCGTCACCATCAAGGCACGTCAACGAAAGCATCGAAATATGTATTCCTTGGCGTAACGCCGAGGGTGGCTTAAAATACAAGCACATGGGCGATTTTATTTGGATCATGGGCCTAAAATAAGGAAGAAAATGTGCCCGGGATTTTGTCCGGAAATAGTCTGACCGACACCATTTAAATATATCCGCCAAACAAAAGTCCGGCTGTGATGCTTCCATAGATGCTTTTTAATTTAACATATCCCCTATAATTCCGGGCAAGGCAAACATCTAAAAAATCTTTCATAGGATTGTCATTCTTCCCCAGCGTCTTTTATCAAAAAAGCTATAATTCAAGGTTTTTAAAGTCAAAGTATCCGCAAGTATCAACCATTCATTCCCTTTTTTCTACCAATGGTCGTTATGGGCTATACTTTTTTTTTATTGATATATATTCATGTTAGTCAAAAAGACAAAATATGGCCGGCTCTCATTGTTTGGCAAATTCTTATTATTTATCTTTCGCCTTATTATGGCAGCCATGGGCTTGCATGACATGTCAATTGTCAAACACAGCCCGAGACAAAGTTTGAAAGATCTGAGTAATTTACCCGGACTTTCTTAAAAAAATCAAATCTATACCTTTAACATATGACGCTGTGCCGGGGCATGGTGTTGATCAAGGCCGGAACAGAAATTCTCTTTTGTTGTCGACCTGAAGTTGTCCGTCACTTTTAGTTGCAGGCTATATCTTTAATGTTTAGAGGAGAAGAACATGAAAAAGATTCTCTATGTAGATGCTGATTCCAATGGGCATGAGCACATTCAATTTCTGCTTTCCGGTTATACGATCCTTAATGCGTTTTCAATCCAAGAGGCGGCAACAATTCTCAGTCAGGAATACGGGGTCATCATTGTACTGGATTTGGAAACGCTTGATTCAGACAAGATCGAGGCGGTTAAACGCTTAAAATCAAAATATCCGGTTCCGCCCATGATTGTTTGTTTAAATACAGACGATACGGAAGATATTTTTGAACTCTATCTTATTGGTATTGATGACCTCATTCTTAAGCCGTTTCAAAAAGAGGTGCTGGTTGAAAGCATTGAGCATCTTTTTACCAAAGTTCAGAGGTTTAAAAAAGTAATGGCCGAGCTTTTATGATGTGTACCGGTGACTTATGGGAGAAGCAAATGAAGTGTGATGTGTTGATCGCAGGTTCCGGATCAATGGCATATTTAATGGCGCTGATTTTTACGGATTGC contains:
- a CDS encoding YkgJ family cysteine cluster protein, producing the protein MTNSETTNDSPATRELLGGRMFKFACHDGVPCFTRCCHDADMYLYPYDIVRMKQNLNMTSEEFLVAHTTTAIREMPTFPNVMLKMSDDQGNPCTFLTEKGCTVYPDRPYSCRAYPLEPAVYGEADGTMHTQYYVMHHDYCKGHDEDKEWTAKSWMVDQEMQAYIEPNNAWARIAGRLQNDSFRDQGLDMNSPPMKMAFMAGYNIDTFRRFVLESSFLSRYVVPDQQLDAVKQDDRELLMLGLSWIERFLFSDGPLEERA
- a CDS encoding response regulator yields the protein MKKILYVDADSNGHEHIQFLLSGYTILNAFSIQEAATILSQEYGVIIVLDLETLDSDKIEAVKRLKSKYPVPPMIVCLNTDDTEDIFELYLIGIDDLILKPFQKEVLVESIEHLFTKVQRFKKVMAELL